The Caulobacter sp. FWC26 genome contains a region encoding:
- a CDS encoding dienelactone hydrolase family protein — MDSAAWGEKVAKHSRVFKPAGPGPFPVALILHGCGGKTPFLEDYARVAVQAGWAAVVVDSLKPRGMSTLDAKLFVCTGVALHGLRRAADIFAMLTWLETQGWADASRVFLAGWSHGGWTIMDSYAVGKSAARGTTLVDADPAKLRERVKGTLLVYPYAGYGSLTASRGWGEGAPPVWSVLAGKDQVVGWKAPAKALDRLTADGLSVDRVFHADATHAFDDNRANDPRARYRPDLFQAVQGYFAGALGRCL; from the coding sequence ATGGACAGCGCCGCCTGGGGGGAAAAGGTCGCCAAGCACTCGCGGGTGTTCAAGCCTGCGGGGCCCGGCCCCTTCCCGGTGGCGCTGATCCTGCACGGCTGCGGCGGCAAGACGCCGTTCCTGGAGGACTATGCCCGCGTCGCCGTGCAGGCCGGCTGGGCGGCGGTCGTCGTCGACTCGCTCAAGCCGCGCGGCATGTCGACGCTCGACGCCAAGCTGTTCGTCTGCACCGGCGTGGCGCTGCACGGCCTCAGGCGCGCAGCCGACATCTTCGCCATGCTGACCTGGCTGGAAACGCAAGGCTGGGCCGACGCCAGTCGCGTCTTCCTGGCGGGCTGGAGCCACGGCGGCTGGACGATCATGGACAGCTACGCCGTGGGCAAAAGCGCCGCCCGGGGAACGACCCTGGTCGACGCCGACCCCGCCAAGCTTCGCGAAAGGGTCAAGGGGACGCTGCTGGTCTATCCCTATGCCGGCTATGGCTCGCTGACCGCCTCGCGCGGCTGGGGCGAAGGCGCGCCGCCGGTCTGGTCAGTCCTGGCCGGCAAGGATCAGGTCGTTGGCTGGAAGGCCCCGGCCAAGGCGCTGGACCGGCTGACGGCCGACGGCCTCAGCGTGGATCGCGTCTTCCATGCCGACGCCACCCACGCCTTCGACGACAACCGCGCCAATGATCCCCGCGCCCGTTACCGCCCGGACCTCTTCCAGGCGGTGCAGGGCTATTTCGCCGGAGCGCTAGGCCGCTGCCTCTAG
- the purH gene encoding bifunctional phosphoribosylaminoimidazolecarboxamide formyltransferase/IMP cyclohydrolase, with translation MPAAPDYPSAPDLVAPKRALLSVSDKTGLVEAAQTLRAAGVELVSTGGTKAAIAAAGIPVKDVSDLTGFPEMMDGRVKTLHPVVHGGLLGVRDAPEHAQAMADHGIGGIDILYVNLYPFEATVAKGGSYAECVENIDIGGPAMIRSAAKNHGYVAVCTDPTDLAEVLQALKAGGTTLALRQTLAARAYARTAAYDAAISAWFAAALGQDFPARKSIAGELRQTMRYGENPHQKAAFYTFPNPRPGVATATQLQGKELSYNNINDTDAAFELIAEFDPAQGPAVAIIKHANPCGVAVGATQREAYERALACDPTSAFGGIVAVNSRLTREAAEAMVEIFTEVVIAPEADDDAVAVFAAKKNLRLLVTGGLPDPLSTGDTFKSVAGGFLVQSRDDARIKASDLKIVTKREPTEEEIRDMLFAFTVGKHVKSNAIVYARAGQTLGVGAGQMNRKDSARIAALRAADFGLDLKGCACASEAFFPFADGLIQAAEAGATAIIQPGGSMRDPEVIEAADKLGLTMAFTGVRVFRH, from the coding sequence GTGCCCGCCGCCCCCGACTATCCGTCCGCCCCCGATCTCGTCGCCCCCAAGCGGGCCCTGCTGTCGGTCTCCGACAAGACCGGCCTGGTCGAAGCCGCCCAGACCCTGCGCGCCGCCGGCGTCGAGCTGGTCTCGACCGGCGGCACCAAGGCCGCGATCGCCGCAGCCGGCATCCCGGTCAAGGACGTCTCGGACCTGACCGGCTTCCCCGAGATGATGGACGGCCGCGTAAAGACCCTGCACCCCGTGGTGCATGGCGGGCTTCTCGGCGTCCGTGACGCGCCCGAACACGCGCAAGCCATGGCCGACCACGGCATCGGCGGCATCGATATCCTGTATGTGAACCTCTATCCGTTCGAGGCGACCGTCGCCAAGGGCGGCTCCTACGCCGAGTGCGTCGAGAACATCGACATCGGCGGCCCGGCCATGATCCGCTCGGCGGCCAAGAACCATGGCTATGTCGCCGTCTGCACCGATCCGACCGACCTCGCCGAGGTGCTGCAGGCCCTCAAGGCCGGCGGGACGACGCTCGCCCTGCGCCAGACCCTGGCGGCCCGCGCCTATGCCCGCACGGCGGCCTATGACGCCGCCATCTCGGCCTGGTTCGCAGCTGCGCTCGGCCAGGACTTCCCGGCTCGCAAGAGCATCGCCGGCGAGCTTCGTCAGACCATGCGCTATGGCGAGAACCCGCACCAGAAGGCGGCCTTCTATACCTTCCCCAACCCGCGTCCGGGCGTGGCCACGGCCACCCAGTTGCAGGGCAAGGAACTGAGCTACAACAATATCAACGACACCGACGCGGCCTTCGAGCTGATCGCCGAGTTCGACCCGGCCCAGGGCCCGGCCGTGGCGATCATCAAGCACGCCAATCCCTGCGGCGTGGCGGTCGGCGCCACTCAGCGCGAGGCCTATGAGCGGGCCCTGGCCTGCGACCCGACCTCGGCCTTCGGGGGCATCGTGGCGGTCAACTCGCGCCTGACCCGCGAGGCGGCCGAAGCCATGGTAGAGATCTTCACCGAGGTGGTGATCGCTCCCGAGGCCGACGACGACGCCGTGGCCGTCTTCGCCGCCAAGAAAAACCTGCGGCTCCTGGTCACCGGCGGCCTGCCCGACCCGCTGTCCACCGGCGACACCTTCAAGAGCGTGGCCGGCGGCTTCCTGGTGCAATCGCGTGACGACGCGCGGATCAAGGCCAGCGACCTGAAGATCGTCACGAAGCGCGAGCCGACCGAGGAAGAAATCCGCGACATGCTGTTCGCCTTCACGGTGGGCAAGCACGTGAAGTCCAACGCCATCGTCTACGCCCGCGCGGGCCAGACCCTGGGGGTTGGGGCCGGTCAGATGAACCGTAAGGACTCGGCCCGCATCGCGGCGTTGCGCGCGGCCGATTTCGGCCTGGACCTGAAGGGCTGCGCCTGCGCCTCGGAAGCCTTCTTCCCGTTCGCGGACGGTCTCATCCAGGCGGCGGAAGCGGGGGCCACGGCGATCATCCAGCCGGGCGGCTCGATGCGCGATCCGGAGGTCATCGAGGCCGCCGACAAGCTGGGCCTTACAATGGCCTTCACCGGCGTGCGAGTGTTCCGCCACTAG